The nucleotide sequence caacttagtgtatgtaaacttttgacccactggaatacagtgaattataagtgaaataatcggtctgtaaacaattgttggaaaaattacttagaTCTCCTaaatgacttgccaaaactatagtttgttaacaagaaatttgtggagtggttgaaaaaaacaAGTTtcaacgactccaacctaagtgtatgtaaacttacgacttcaactgtatattcttcaagaatgaaTTGGTACACATCATTAATTTAGAATTCCAAAAACATATGTAGCAACTGCTTATTGCCCCTTTAGGTCAAAGCTAATTGGTCTTATGATTGATCAAAGAAACACAAAAGACCCTCAGACATACAGATAAAATAACTAGTCTCGATAAAGACTCAAACTTCTCACCTTTCTCCACCActgcttctcctctcccctctatccctcttcttcttaCTCTTATGTTCTTTTCTATCCTTCACCGCCAGTGCTTTCTTCATCTCTTTCAAGGGGTCCAGCATGTCTTTCAgtcgtctgtctctcttctccttctcctcttgaCTGAGTGGCAGTCTCTTTCCTttgttgtctttctctttctctttctcttcgtctttctcttcttcctgACCTGTTTTCATGTACCATGGAGTTACCTCTGTCCCAGGTTGGGGGCCTAGGGACACTAGCAGACCAATAGCACGCTCCTCGCGCTCCTACAAAAACAGAATCACCATAGCATTAGAATAATAGAATATTACCATTCAAAGTAATGATCTGTGATGGGAGGAATCAGGACCAGCTATTACTATTTGGAAAGTTCAATACATTTATTCACATCTCATTCTCTGATCCTTCCATTGATGTGATAAGCATCAGGCCATTAAATCTGTTAATTTTTTCTCTCCATATTAGCACCTAACACTCCATATTTAAATTCCAATATGCATTCTCAATTTCCAACATGGTACATATTTGCTTTCAAAATCTTAAACTGAATTGGCCGATCTCTGTTTAGAAATGTCTCTGGAATAAATAAACCAGGCACTGTCATTGGCTGGCTAGATCCACTAGAGAAAAGCTTTGAATTGGAGAGAAACAAGCCCAAGAAGGTAAACATTGTTACTAGAGCGGGATGCAAAAACCAGTAGCCATGTGCACAAAGAAACTTGACTTCAACACAGGTGAAGGGGGAAAAGCATAACAGAATGACAGGAAGGTCACCTTTTCATCTTTCTGGTCTTTGAGGTACTCTGCATTTCCTTTCTTCTCAGATGACTCCTCCAGAGGAAATAGATTGAGATGTTccaccactcctccactcccctcccctcctctctcacctccctctccttcatcctTCCATGCTCCAGACTGTTGAAGTGCAGCTCGTGACTTCTGTCTCAGGTGCTCTGTTCGCGCCTACAACAAAGAGGTTACTTACCTACATAACATTCAACGGCAACAATTGAGTACATATACACATTTATGACTTGATACGATTTTAACAATGCCTCTTATACATCGCTTCTCTGAACAAAATCGCACCTGTCATACATACATCGTAACATTCCTGTATCACACAAAGTTTGGTTGTCACTTCAGACCATGCATGCTAAATCAACTATGAGGAATGTATCAATTTGCAATTTGGGGATGGGAGGGCAACGTTCCTATGGTTACCTCCTGCTCTGCTCGCTCCACACGGCGTTGGACTTCTCGCTCCTCTTCTGCGGCTTGTGCCTCGTCCCGGCGCACGCGCGCAACGTTGTCCTTGTTGCGAACATGCCAGCTCTTTTTAGGTAGAATATTCATTTTTCTCCTGAAGTCGAGTGTTTGTTTTGACCAGGGCTTGCACAGTTAAACAAAAATGTGTCAAAAACGTAACATACCCTGACTTCTGTTGTTTGCAATTCAGTCAGTCGGCACTGTAACTCcagttcgctagctagctaacgttagctagtctTAATAACCTATTTCctgtaatacatttttttttacagctaTTTCAATCACAGAAATGTAATTCTGACATTGGGTTTTGTACAGCTGTTACCGAATGACTAAAATATTTGCATAAAACCAAAGAAAATATATTAAACACATCTGATAAACAAGCAACCAAAAAGCTATTCAACACAACCGGATATATACACCCGAAAATATTGTTACGTCATTACGTCTACGTAACAAAACGATTTTGTAGAAGTTCTCTCACGGGTCAGCAGGGGGCGCACGTAGCACGACAGAAATAATAGCATCTACATACACAATATATAagatatatatgtttatatacacacacagaccagtcttcatatacacatatatatatatgaagactGGTCTGTATATTCGTTTGTATTTTCAATACTGACACAATTCTCACATGACAAACACTTGCACAATATGTAAGTAACAGCCGAGTTTAACTGAATCACATACCGAACGTTGTCGCACATAAACTGGCAAATTTCACAAGCACTTCTAGCTGAtgggtgggtataatttgtggaacgttccaacaggaatctgttccaaaaactTCGTAAAGTATAATGTTGTATACAAACTATCATGATAAATTCATCTATTTAATTAGCTGCCGAaaaggcatcaactcaccacgtaGCTTATTCTTAATGTTTGTCCATAGACTACCAGAGTGAGGACAGACATAGCCCACTCCCTACCCGGTATTTTATTCTGCCGCTATACAATTTTGTATCCGTTGTTTGCTGGCAACCTTGATATTTACTTTTTGtaacagattcctgttggaacgttccacaaattatacccagCGGACTGCGAGGGAACGTGCTTCGGTCGACAAATGTTTACATAATGTGCAACAATGCCTCGGAAGATTGAAAATACAAGCGACAGAACCTACCGTCGCCGCAAAAAGTCAGGTAAAaaatactttcctgtggatattttATCTCCACTTCCTACTGTCAAAAGGACCAACAGCAAGGACAACCGGTAATTGTAAATATAAttgtattcaacattctggcttggAGAGACTCTTGCGTCTTTTTTAGGGCGACTTCTTTCACACTGAATAACCATGGGGTAAACACGGTAACAGTCTGATGTTTAGGCAAGAGGTGAGTAAGAGAATGCAAAGGCGATGAACACGGCAATTGCTGTTCCAGATATTATGAGAGATAAATGGGGTAACAAACTAAATCTTTAATATACTAACCCTTAGCCCCATGGAAGTCTCCACATTTagattagtcatttagcagaagcttttatccagagtgacttacagttggTTCATTCATTTTAAGATAccgtagctaggtgagacaaccaccaCTCAATCATAAGTAAAACTTTGCCTCAAACGTAGCTATCCTACACTAGAGAGTGACAATAATTGTAAAGTGATTTGTGAAGGTGTAGATGGGTTTTGCATGTAGCAATAGCACAAAGCACATATCTAAGCCTTTAAAATCTACAAAAAGTGCCTTGGGCCGGGATATGGGCCGTGGGTTTGAGCCTGGCGTCTGAGTCAGTTTGCTGCACCAGTGTCAAATGTGTCCAATTGGTCCCTTGTTGGaactcccatctctctactcAGCTCTTCAATCTGCTTGACCAGGAACTGCTTATCACGTCCCTCCTGTTAAGAGTTAAACACACTGTTATACAAGGTTAAGCTTGAGTATGGGCCATAGACATGGTTTTGTTTCaaacatatattttttgtatCATGTAGGACTTTCTCCCCATCCATCACTTACCAGTTTAAGCTGGGCCTTTAGCAGATCAACACTCTTCCCATAGACTGCGGCTAGAGCTGCTACGTAACACAGCACCACACtatcaggacagaggagagcacaAACACAGTCAGAATGTTATGTACAGGAGTCTGAACACATGGAAATAACCCATGCTGACCAAATGAGTCTATGCAGATATGGGCCTCCCATTTGTTGAGTTACAAAACAATATTACATCATCAAACACAAGGTagacagtaacacactgacccATGTACCTGCAATGGACAATCGGATCAGTAACATACTGACCAGATCGGACATGTTGCttgcgttgcaaaataaatgtagaaatacgtgttattcaattattgcacccactaCTACTCGCATGCACCAACgagcatctgcgttgccaagggctaaaatagaagtcctttctatttctgatgcagatcaCGCTGCAATCGCAACTCCTCTTgcctctcctcattggtttacagaagcaggtacccatgtgccatctcctcattggttatacccacgtgggtgattgaaagacaaatTGTTTTGCCGGTTgtcatggtaatactatgaaagtgtagataccaatcaccatataagttcgaagatgaaaaagcctgggaggaggagagatgactagaaacgattcagttgaccgttgtgtgtggattaattgtcagagtagaggacctttccatttcaggtaaaataacaatatgtacagcaagctagctaaataggagaAATTAGCGAGCAtgtgcaagctagctaaattgccatacatatttaatgcttttcgacctgtccccaaattaatgtaattggttcagagtttgttttgatattttaacctgcgtgtcgtgatcgcgtttggtgtggggggacaaaatacatttatgcacgatggcgcacgcgcacagccggtttgggttccttGTAAGACTAAATCACCCAGGAGAAAATTAAGAGATCAGTAAGACAAGGTGACTCACCAAgagaagatgaagagagggatggagaaggccTGGGAGCCCATGTAGAAGATGAAGTCCTGTGTTGCCAGGGAGAGAGTGTAGAAGGTGTTGGGAACGATACTCCACATCATAGTGAGAGAGCGGAACGGACCACAGCTCATAGAGGGATGGATCCTGAGGATGACATATCAACACCCTCaccaactaccaccactactacacctggTCCATCTGCCACTACTATCCCTGCACTGTATAACAGGCTTCCTTCCTGTTAGAGGAAATCGTAGTTAAGATGaataattatgtatacattattgatattctaatactattatgttatgatatgaaaagtaaaagttattggttaagctgttactgaaaatgtaagcagaactaatttgattgtctgtgcttcttgggaaggtcaagggggagaaaaagcttttcagacaagataagaatgtttgggttttgttccattggtgagagaaaagtatatcttctagacaggttgtaatgtctggtttatgaggggagtagaaagcatctccggacctaaacaaaaaaacaacggggctatcgtgggaaactgatgatgtcattttgagtttataacctgtggaaatctgtgtatgtggttagtactctggaattaaacgctctttaacctggcttttaagactggtctcgatctacttcatgcataattaatgaacttacaattcattaatgaattagaaatgagtgctaattggttttggcaattaaaacattaaagaaatttagaattcctctatcacttCCTGCTGCAGTAGAGATAGAGTCTGCGTCCgaagtggcaccctattctctatatagggcactatttttgactataggccctggtcaaaagtagtacactatatagtgaatagggtgtcatttcagaCGTAGGCATAGTCACTCACTGGGCCAGGCTGTAGATCATGGCGACGAGGGCGAGGCCCCAGCCGAACAGCAACACCACCAGGAAGaagatggtggaggtggtggagcgGAACGTCTTCACCGCCGGACGACAGTTAGAAAACAGAGtgacctggaggaggagggggaggagggggggggggtggagtggggaggagggggcGCGCGTTATTGTGATTGTGTAGTGAAACGGATCTGGGGCCAAACGTTCACTTGAGAAACCTTTCAGAAAATGAATAGATTACATTTCCATTATTGGTACAGTATGGAGAGCAGCCTGACCTTCTTGCAGTAGAAGAGGATGAAGAACTTGAGTGTGTTGATGAGAGGCAGCAGAGGGCAGAACAGAGCTCCAGTCCACACCACTGTCTGACCGTAGACCAGACCCAGCACATTGGGAGGCACCAAGAACTCCTGACGACCTACCCACCGGGTCAGTACACAGGAGTAGTGGTCCACAAACAACCTGCCACAGTATGGAAGAAGAGATTATCAATAAATATAATAGAGGATGACGAGCTCATAGATTGAGTTACACCACAGTGTACACTACCTGCGTGGAAACTCCACCAGGATAAGCATGGCGATGGTAATGAGGAAGTCAAACAAGGCCAGTTTGTACATCTCCTGTCCCACACGCGTCTCCCAGCACTGGGTGGCAgcagcaagacagacagacatagcatGGGTGGTAAAGAAAATAGAAGATGATGCAACATGGTTGATACCAGTTCTGTACTGTAGGTAGAATCGGATAGAGATATCATCTTTTCAGCCTTTTCTAGACCAATCTGCTAAATTAGACCCTGACTGCTACCCAGGATACCATGCTGTATTAAGAGAGTGGTTACCGGATATTCCTTGTTGTTGTACTGGCAGAGCTCACATTTTGGACTATCTTTAAAGCAGGTGATCTGACTCCACAGAGTAAACAGCAGCACTCCCAGACTTATCATACGCAGAAACACTGACCTGAACacaggagggagggacacaggcAATATTCACACACACgtaggcatgcacacacactggttgAGTGAAGATCTAGCAAAGCGataaggtcacacacacactaacctaacgtagcaggcgttAAATAAATGTCAAACTAGGGACTCGGCagaggctacacacacacacacacacacacacacacacacacacacacacacacacacacacacacacacacacacacacacacacacacacacacacacacacacacacacacacacacacacacacacacacacacacacacctgaacagtGCCATGATGATGGTGGTACTAGGAGAATATCTCTCAAACAAGGCTATCTGGTCACACATGAAGGGCACAACAAAGTTTCCTGTTGTGATGACGATGGAAGGAAGGTAAACCCAGAACAGACCCAGAATGCCCTCTGCTCCAACCTGCACCTAGGAACCACAGGGAAAGGGTTGCAAAGGTCAACCAGAAAAGGTTAAAACAGCCCCAGGATACCCACCTCCCTGTATTGACTCAATATGACATGGAGAGGATGAAAGGCCAAACATCCAATCAATACTTTGTTTTGTTTCTTGTGTTTTTGACTGACCTGGCTGAAGACAGTAGCCTTGAAGATGCCAAAGAAAGCTCCTCCTATGAGGGCGAGGGAGACGAGCATGAGGAAGATACGTAGAGAACACAGACCCACTGTCTGACCTAAGGTTAGAGACGAAGCCTTTTTCTGtagcctctcctcctccaggtccacctgacagagggaggagacagatagaggaggtgagagagagtggagatgggAGGAATAGAGGGGAGAGATCATACAGAGAAAttagaggggaggaaagaggagggcatCTTCAGTGACCCTGCAGTAAGAGGCAGAGCTCCTACCTGTAGCTGGTAGTGGATGCTTTTCTGTTTGAGTTTGGTGGCCCGGTCTCCCTGGCAACCGTAGTCCCAGCCAGTGAACACCATCTTGCTGTAACTGCCGGCAGCACCGCTGCCTGTTGCCACAGCAACGCGAAGTGCGCTCCCCATGCTGTATATGGGACCAATcggaggggggttggggggtaAGTAAGTCATTAGGTTTAATGTCTATTCTATCCATTTTATTTCTATGCAGATGGAAGTGTAGGGCATTCCAGAAGGTACCGTGCGATGATGCAGATGAGACAGAAGGCGAAGTAGAAGACGGAGGTGAGGAGGTAGGCCAGGGGCAGGTTGTAGTGGAAGCCACTGCTCTCTGCCACGGTGTTGTTATAGTAACCATAGAACATGTAGGAGTACTCCATGAAACCCTGGGAGAGGGAGATAGGTGGAGGGTGGGAAGTGGTGAGAGTGGAGCCTACTAGACTAGAAGCGTACCAGACTTGACATAAACTCACAAAATGACACAAACCCACAAGTAGACACAGACTGTacgttattttttatttcacctttattaaaacaggtaggctagttgagaacaagttctcatttacaactgaactgtggctataaataaataaagcaaagtattgcgacaaaaacaac is from Oncorhynchus gorbuscha isolate QuinsamMale2020 ecotype Even-year linkage group LG19, OgorEven_v1.0, whole genome shotgun sequence and encodes:
- the LOC124005561 gene encoding leukocyte receptor cluster member 1 homolog isoform X1 gives rise to the protein MSVLTLVVYGQTLRISYVPWSKQTLDFRRKMNILPKKSWHVRNKDNVARVRRDEAQAAEEEREVQRRVERAEQEARTEHLRQKSRAALQQSGAWKDEGEGGERGGEGSGGVVEHLNLFPLEESSEKKGNAEYLKDQKDEKEREERAIGLLVSLGPQPGTEVTPWYMKTGQEEEKDEEKEKEKDNKGKRLPLSQEEKEKRDRRLKDMLDPLKEMKKALAVKDRKEHKSKKKRDRGERRSSGGESSIERLRAERLQREAEEKRRAQALLDQKNGTGKEKERPRETEEREIPYNSAYFPELARKRQRKDRNAWRDGIF
- the LOC124005561 gene encoding leukocyte receptor cluster member 1 homolog isoform X2 → MNILPKKSWHVRNKDNVARVRRDEAQAAEEEREVQRRVERAEQEARTEHLRQKSRAALQQSGAWKDEGEGGERGGEGSGGVVEHLNLFPLEESSEKKGNAEYLKDQKDEKEREERAIGLLVSLGPQPGTEVTPWYMKTGQEEEKDEEKEKEKDNKGKRLPLSQEEKEKRDRRLKDMLDPLKEMKKALAVKDRKEHKSKKKRDRGERRSSGGESSIERLRAERLQREAEEKRRAQALLDQKNGTGKEKERPRETEEREIPYNSAYFPELARKRQRKDRNAWRDGIF
- the tmc4 gene encoding transmembrane channel-like protein 7 isoform X1, giving the protein MEFSELQRPSSTMAHSYHGAQQLVRLRSKSVVSNQNGPQFNWGSPPSEGGEEGDSGPPKDLRERPMTMRLKRAIREVQQMRVPVVTSWQSWKRSKAKSLSRFRTDAGGVMSYVALWRKALHKIGGHFGGGVQSYFIFLRFLVVLNFLSFLLIAGFILIPSIVFRSTSTSNMTVDSTGPDVCKVYDPNLQGLVVFYQYFLDLLSGTGFMEYSYMFYGYYNNTVAESSGFHYNLPLAYLLTSVFYFAFCLICIIARMGSALRVAVATGSGAAGSYSKMVFTGWDYGCQGDRATKLKQKSIHYQLQVDLEEERLQKKASSLTLGQTVGLCSLRIFLMLVSLALIGGAFFGIFKATVFSQVQVGAEGILGLFWVYLPSIVITTGNFVVPFMCDQIALFERYSPSTTIIMALFRSVFLRMISLGVLLFTLWSQITCFKDSPKCELCQYNNKEYPCWETRVGQEMYKLALFDFLITIAMLILVEFPRRLFVDHYSCVLTRWVGRQEFLVPPNVLGLVYGQTVVWTGALFCPLLPLINTLKFFILFYCKKVTLFSNCRPAVKTFRSTTSTIFFLVVLLFGWGLALVAMIYSLAQIHPSMSCGPFRSLTMMWSIVPNTFYTLSLATQDFIFYMGSQAFSIPLFIFSCVVLCYVAALAAVYGKSVDLLKAQLKLEGRDKQFLVKQIEELSREMGVPTRDQLDTFDTGAAN
- the tmc4 gene encoding transmembrane channel-like protein 7 isoform X2, with the translated sequence MEFSELQRPSSTMAHSYHGAQQLVRLRSKSVVSNQNGPQFNWGSPPSEGGEEGDSGPPKDLRERPMTMRLKRAIREVQQMRVPVVTSWQSWKRSKAKSLSRFRTDAGGVMSYVALWRKALHKIGGHFGGGVQSYFIFLRFLVVLNFLSFLLIAGFILIPSIVFRSTSTSNMTVDSTGPDVCKVYDPNLQGLVVFYQYFLDLLSGTGFMEYSYMFYGYYNNTVAESSGFHYNLPLAYLLTSVFYFAFCLICIIARMGSALRVAVATGSGAAGSYSKMVFTGWDYGCQGDRATKLKQKSIHYQLQVDLEEERLQKKASSLTLGQTVGLCSLRIFLMLVSLALIGGAFFGIFKATVFSQCWETRVGQEMYKLALFDFLITIAMLILVEFPRRLFVDHYSCVLTRWVGRQEFLVPPNVLGLVYGQTVVWTGALFCPLLPLINTLKFFILFYCKKVTLFSNCRPAVKTFRSTTSTIFFLVVLLFGWGLALVAMIYSLAQIHPSMSCGPFRSLTMMWSIVPNTFYTLSLATQDFIFYMGSQAFSIPLFIFSCVVLCYVAALAAVYGKSVDLLKAQLKLEGRDKQFLVKQIEELSREMGVPTRDQLDTFDTGAAN